A single window of Periplaneta americana isolate PAMFEO1 chromosome 14, P.americana_PAMFEO1_priV1, whole genome shotgun sequence DNA harbors:
- the LOC138713182 gene encoding protein cholesin, with protein MKKEKGNKSTWIVEDTEQRPSEDNQVKKKRKKEKLLQNETSSTDPEQKPKPKKKRNKGKKAKNIPTAVKNEDGNKDKCLSYLKKWHEDRQNWKFEKLRQIWLLQNMFEAEKIPDSDFDVLVNYISSIRGQAKQTVTEKAMKVIKTREKWTELTQQGLEEEEIATQVPDGNVTEEIYERARSILQSIEDV; from the exons ATGAAGAAGGAGAAAGGAAATAAGAGTACCTGGATAGTAGAGGACACTGAACAGAGACCATCGGAAgacaaccaagtaaaaaagaaaagaaagaaagagaagttaTTGCAAAATGAAACAAGTAGCACAGATCCTGAACAAAAACCAAAACCGAAAAAGAAACGTAATAAGGGGAAAAAGGCTAAAAATATACCAACAGCAGTAAAGAATGAAGATGGAAATAAAGACAAATGTCTTAGTTACCTGAAAAAATGGCATGAAGATCGGCAAAACTGGAAGTTTGAGAAATTGAGGCAAATATGGTTATTGCAAAATATGTTCGAAGCAGAAAAg ATCCCCGATTCAGATTTCGATGTCTTAGTTAACTACATTTCTAGCATCCGAGGTCAAGCAAAGCAGACAGTAACAGAAAAGGCAATGAAAGTCATTAAGACGAGAGAAAAATGGACAGAACTAACGCAGCAAGGCTTGGAGGAAGAAGAAATAGCTACTCAAGTACCTGATGGAAATGTTACAGAAGAAATATACGAAAGAGCAAGATCAATTCTACAATCTATAGAGGATGTATga